In Zingiber officinale cultivar Zhangliang chromosome 3A, Zo_v1.1, whole genome shotgun sequence, the DNA window aattgaggaaatgttttattttcctttttaatttcttttcttttccttttatttctttttcccgttCTTTTACCGATTCTCGCCGAACATGCGCCGCACCCTTGCGGTTACCTTCTCCCAAGCCAACCCGATcgcccttctccttctcttcctctcccgagcGTCGGCCGCCGGCAAGTATCCCTCACCCTCTTGCGACACGCCGACCTTCTCTTCTCTTTTTCCCTTATTGTGCCATGCCCTAGTTTGGGTTCACAGCCGCCGCCGCGTTTCTACATCCAGCACTAGCCGACCACCACAGTGCTTGCCGACGCCGTCGTCTCTCGACTCCAGCGCCGGCCTTCTCCACTTGATCGTGCCCTAGTCTTTCTTCTCCAACTCAGCGCCGGcacccttcctcttctcctctgtgTGCCGACACTGACCCAACGCCGGCCACCGTCTCTAGCTAGGCACCGTCGACCCCACAGTAGACCAGCTATTCCTGGGTTTCGCTGCGGGATGGTGCCCTAGTCATCGCCACCTGTACTGCTGGTGAGTGGTTGTATTAAGCAAATCTTCTTCCTTACCGGGACTAGTTTCTCTTGTGTGTTCTGCTCAGGATGAGCTCCAACAGCGGCTTCACGGTCACATACTCATCATCCttttacctttgttttggttgtgagcttgatCTTGCTTCTACTGCCCAATTGGTTTTCAGATTTATAAGGAGCAGTTCTATCAGATGACTGATGAGGTAAATGCATCAAATCATTGCTCCTTtgttggtttggtttggtttcgtTTCAAGGTTGCCTCTTTGATTCTTATGTTAGACTATTCTGTTTGGATTAGGAATTCAATTGGGCATATGGAATGTGAAGATTTTAGATCGGTATTGGGGATATTGATTCAAGGTAAGCTATGTGTGGAGTTTTGGTTATATTTCTATGAGTATTTGTAGGATATGCATTTATATCGGATTATGTTGGAGATATTGTAACCTGCAGTtgcttggttagttgtggatttaggtaagttacgatggattcatgtttaacctaacctaatgtgattatggaaggcttaatctattgtagttgtgatgaGTTGAGTACGgttgatttatgttggattagatttaatccttggatttattagagatgatcatattgctaatcgtaagttgatctgcgaaaggaaatgattgtgttgattgaggattattgattaaggagattaattcaagttaatcattaattaggattaattaatgatggatcgattagggtttttcctaattaagttgggttggattgagctagttgttgtttataaattagctaaattgtatatcacgttttctgcaggactttgattcgagacggtgtctcgacgagagatctatttcggatttggacctttctattggaggcgggtacctcttgacttatcttttatgatattgtcatttgaatatgcatagtattttataactacaagaaatgaacatgtttgcctttggtatgtcactgtttgatatccatagcatgttaggtttatcgcctgtgatgTATCCATGCTTATATCtcatgatttgttgccatgagtatcttattgccatgagtatcttagtttctagagtgacataccatgctttactgaggttaggactaggttctggattttatttcggcatgtgtatctagattatctgatacctaggtttttataccatacctgacttgtgtacctctatattgtatatcatatctgatttgtgtacctagacccttttttttttatctgtgcatattgttggtacatatgtcatggagggggatatgtttaggatatatgttgttataccatagaggaccagtataccctGGATTCGtgaatttgacttactgatattgtggtacccatattatatatacatggatttttctatgatgatcaggatattgtcatgcatcatgattgcatgttgcgcgatagtcgactccattattgttgagcacatcgccagttacatggatctgcacacaccaccactcatgggttagtggtcgattcaggcagtgtgtgttgcagtagggactttgtttggctacgttggtccgctcatgggtagtgtgacacaacgtgttagccggcagagattcctccccgtcatcgtgtaccgggagttgagagcattgcgctcccccatttatgatttggggtaggaggatagtgtactccgacagcatcccgtccactcggtcactcatcaggagcagtgacgacagagtgcacggttgtcacagccctacccactcggtctcgccatttgtgtgtgagatgactgactggcgtcaggggtgaccaggacgcatcattgacatcatatgcattgatgcatttatttcttgtgattgtgtttactgcatttATTTACTATTAATGACTTCCCTGCaaatgggaacatgtcaggatgtatggtaaaaggatatcatgcatgccctatttgtggtgaagaaacCTATTCacaaaggttgaagcatagtaggaaaatgtcatatacaggccatagaaggtttctacctgcaactcatccttatcgaaggcaaaggAAGGCATTTAATGGAAACCAAGAGTTTACCCCTGCACCAAAACCATTGAGtggcgatgaagtttttgaaagagttgaaagaattaattgtcattggggaaaaTCAGTGGGAATATTCAGTCGAAGAAGgatgatgtaaaatcatgctggaaaaagaaatcaatattctttgaacttcagtattggaaacatctacacattcgacatgttcttgatgtgatgcatattgaaaagaaCGTCTGTAAAAGTCTCATCGGTATGTTActtcatatcactccaacaatatatTTCAATTCTGGTAGAAGATGGAAGCATGCTGATGTAATCActgagcataaaagggagctAATGGAggtgaggaagaaaattttagagcAAGATGCACGTATACAAAACCTTGAAGTAATGGTGTATAAAATGGGTACCATGTGCGATAATTCgattgatgacaaaggcagttgctcaGTAAAGTTGCAACCCATGATTGAAGATGACATGAAGAACGATGATGATGACCTACAAATTTTGTGTCAAGCTGATGTTTTGCAGGTATAACactagttgcattaattatgagcTGCTGCTATTTGTGACCTGCTGCTATTTGTGACCTGCAACTTTTACATTTTAGGGAAAACCAGTTGGATTGACATTGGAATCTAGCACAAATATTGTTGCacatggtacaattgtttgtggCAATGAATCTGATAAAATGCTTCATGGTGTTCCATTTCCAAATAATTGCATGCGAGTCTCCATTGATGAAGCAGTAGAAAAATCAGcacctttgccatatccaattccaagtgaatttgaagtaattggtgatgctgTAGGAACCCATGTGGCTTGGCCAAAACACTTGATAGTGAACCAAGATGAGGTATTTGttagattttatttcaaattaaattgtcacTTGTTTTATTAATCATCCTATCTAACTGTCatgatttgaaattattagaagcctcgAAGGAAGAAGCTTGAACAACCAAAAAAGAAAcatactttgtcaacaagtgccccaagagcattacatatgttatattgttatagTAAGCGTGCTTTAGATGATGGCAGATATATATCagtgagttttgattatgacgtGTTTGATGATGATTATGAACTTGTTCTACACCTTGAGGACATCAttcctttgtatcatttggagccCCTTTCAGGCAATTGTTTAGTTGGCTACATATGGTAAGTGTATAGATTTagcaatttaaatataattttaacagGTTTACTGTAATCTATGATAATCATCCATTTTGtgaataactttcatttttcaatctACCTCTTCGTTTTATTATGTTTGCAATGGCAGGTATCTTTATAAAAAACTGCTGAAAGATAACAAGAATGAGAAATTCAGATTTGTGAATCCACATAAAATCCCATATATGGCAACCAGTGCACATGACAAAAAAGGTAAGTTTGAAAGGCTAAACCAAAGGGCAAGTCATTTGGCAGGCAGGCTAAGTGGTGCATCTGTAGAtcaacttgtattggtgccatgtAATATCGGGTAAGTAAGaattaaaacatcactttcaattgttGTCTTTTGATAATTTATTGAATTATATGCACTAATTATGTGTTTGTTGCATAGTTTCCATTGGATTCTCACTGTTATTGACCCTTATAATGAAGttatttatttgttggattcTCTAAGGCACCGCATTCATGATGAGGATTGGAAATATAtagtggaaatgtgagttcatatttcttttttattaagcatttatgttaatacaaaactcatatataaaaaaatcattaacGTATGAAGAgccttaagattgtttaattcaaacaagggaaggaaaggtagaaaAAAGGCTATGTGGGTAATAGTAAAGGTATGTGTAATTACatataacatatattttaatgtgtatgtttatcattaataatatgtctCTAATTTCCATAGGCTCCTCGACAACAAGATGCCAAACAATGTGGTTACtatgtgatgcgatttatgagacaAATTGTTCAAGAAGTTGAAATTATCGAAAGAGATTCATTACGATCTATAGTAATGTTTACTTGCTtatgtctcaaattatttgaaataaactatttaaaatatgcaaagtcaatgttgattttttttcctcattAATGTTCACAGTTCACACAAGCAGAGTATTctcgagaagaaattgatgaggtgcgatcggagttggcagaatgtatacaagatcatatttatgagtagGTGCGTTCCCTCACCCCTTCATATTTATGATCGGAGTTGGCTGTTAACTGGAGTTTATTTTATCTCGTGCTATCCCTCACCCCTTCAACTCTGATATTTCAACTTGTCTAATCACAAAATGTGTTTGTTATCTATTAGTACTGCTATTCTACTGAACATAGTTTCTCTGATTATATCATTTATTAGTTTATTCTGAATAGTagcatttttgttttaattatgaGCTGCTGCTATTTGTGctatccctctttttccttgttcTATTTGATATCTTTGTTCTTCGTTTTCCTTGTTCGATGAGCTGCTGCTATTTGTTTTAATTATGAGCTGCTACTAATAATCTGCCATTGAGGTTTGAGTGTTTTTACATTATTTTTTTGTTTCGTTGTTAACCTTATTTCTTAACTAATAATATGCATTGAGGTATCTTAACTAATAATATGCTAATTCGGCTGTTAACATGAATTGCTTTGTGAGACTAATTTTTTGAGAAAAGATATCTTTTTTTGGCAGTTTATGATCGGAGTTGGTTGTTAACTGGAGTTTCTTTTATCTCGTGCTATCCCTCACCCCTTCAACTCTGATATTTCAACTTGTCTAATCACAAAATGTGTTTGTTATCTATTAGTACTGCTATTCTACTGAACATAGTTTCTCTTATTATATCATTTATTAGTTTATTCTGAATAATAGCATTTTTGTTTTATCTTTTTAACAATCTACATGTTTATTTTAGCACTCTTTCTATGTACTTTACGTGTCTATTGTTTCCTAATGTTGCTTTGCATATTTTCTTCGAtggttctatgggcatttagactAACAGAAACATTAGGAAGAGCCATCAGTAATCTTCATTTTAGCACTAACTGCACAAAATAGCTACAGAAAATCTTCATTAAGATATTGCGTGTGTTTGGATGAGTGCATATTGCGTGTGTTTGGATAAGTATATTATGAGGCTTGATGTCAAAGTGTAGAATTTGCATATCACATCCTTGATGTAAGTAATAGATGCCCCGTGCAATACCAATTGCTATTTGAATGAGTTTTTCTGAGGTGAAAAAGTGACCATTAGTTCCATTGGGAGCAAAAATATACTTGTCAAGTGAGCCATTAGGCATATACTCATAAATCAAAGCTCTCTTTGATCCGTCTGAGCAATATCCAACTAACCGCACGACATTCACATGATGAATACCTGCTAAGAGCTACAGAATCTGGATGAATACCACCACTGCAATTGTGATTTAATTTGAGTAATGAAAGCCCTTTGGTAGTGGTCTCCTATGCAAAATGCAAAGTGTATCTCACTATAGGGGAGGAAGTAAACATGGGAGAGCATGTGCTTGCCTCTTAGTAGATCAAAGAACAAGCTGCATGAGATCAGTTTAATAAAGCAGTCAGATAGCTGCGTgcaatttgaaaactattttacatCAAGGATCTGAaaatcttcattaagattttcattAGAATCAGAACCTCTTAGAGGGGATTCTTTTGATGGAATAGAATTTCCATGAAACCATATTATACTTGAATAATTAAATGGGAAACACTAACTGCACAAAATAGCTACAGAAAATCTTCATTAAGATATTACGTGTGTTTGGTAGGTAGAAAGTCATGAtgattgttttgtttcttttgagagcCATCACTAATG includes these proteins:
- the LOC122054182 gene encoding uncharacterized protein LOC122054182, whose protein sequence is MCDNSIDDKGSCSVKLQPMIEDDMKNDDDDLQILCQADVLQGKPVGLTLESSTNIVAHGTIVCGNESDKMLHGVPFPNNCMRVSIDEAVEKSAPLPYPIPSEFEVIGDAVGTHVAWPKHLIVNQDEKPRRKKLEQPKKKHTLSTSAPRALHMLYCYSKRALDDGRYISVSFDYDVFDDDYELVLHLEDIIPLYHLEPLSGNCLVGYIW